The proteins below are encoded in one region of Paracoccus sp. N5:
- a CDS encoding DUF3572 domain-containing protein: MTAGEARDIADRGFAHLAGDPELVQALLAQSGCDAAGLRAMAAQPEFPVFVLDFLLEQDQRVLDFAQAAGLRPERVQMARAVLGGGDPW, encoded by the coding sequence ATGACAGCGGGCGAGGCACGCGACATCGCGGACAGGGGCTTTGCGCATCTGGCGGGCGATCCGGAACTGGTGCAGGCGCTGCTGGCGCAATCGGGCTGCGACGCGGCCGGGCTGCGCGCCATGGCGGCGCAGCCGGAATTCCCGGTCTTCGTGCTGGACTTCCTGCTGGAGCAGGACCAGCGCGTGCTGGACTTTGCCCAGGCCGCCGGGCTGCGCCCCGAGCGGGTGCAGATGGCGCGCGCCGTGCTGGGCGGCGGCGATCCGTGGTGA
- a CDS encoding diguanylate cyclase has product MAGRILVVDGAPTNRITMKVRLSSACYEVATAASGQEALRMARLIHPQIVLIGTGLPDIGGPMLCAALRALPQGGDMPVLVLARGEDRVAALRAGASALIDPDGDELTLLARIRGLMRHEAAGFGAAGFEPAHGMAEPAAAFLHDPRPRAVFVADQPATALGWRHALQARVDFAISVSEPERALAEAAAGKVAELYLIAADIRQSGDGLRLLSELRSRPHSRDAGFVVALRPERAEMMPVALDLGAGDVLPWDLAAPHFAPEAAVRLQTQLARKHEADRRRNETRRNMHFAMTDPLTGLHNRRFALPRLSELAFEAQERQRDLAVMLLDLDRFKRVNDIHGHPAGDAVLAEVASRLASVLPEDAVLARIGGEEFLAVLPDCPVRTARRVAEDLRQAVMAAPVRLPAGCDSAELGVTVSVGVAIGEARAPQQAAPDPESLLASADRALLAAKSSGRNRIVIAPQMIAA; this is encoded by the coding sequence ATGGCCGGAAGGATTCTTGTCGTCGACGGCGCGCCGACCAACCGCATCACCATGAAGGTGCGGCTGAGCTCGGCCTGCTACGAGGTGGCGACCGCCGCCTCGGGGCAAGAGGCGCTGCGCATGGCGCGGCTGATCCATCCGCAGATCGTGCTGATCGGCACCGGCCTGCCCGACATCGGCGGCCCGATGCTTTGCGCGGCGCTGCGGGCGCTGCCGCAGGGCGGCGACATGCCGGTGCTGGTGTTGGCGCGGGGCGAGGATCGGGTCGCGGCGCTGCGGGCCGGTGCCTCGGCTCTGATCGACCCGGACGGCGACGAGTTGACGCTGCTTGCCCGCATCCGCGGGCTGATGCGGCACGAGGCGGCCGGGTTCGGCGCGGCGGGATTCGAACCCGCGCATGGCATGGCCGAGCCGGCGGCCGCCTTCCTGCACGACCCGCGGCCGCGCGCGGTCTTCGTCGCCGACCAGCCCGCCACGGCGCTGGGCTGGCGCCATGCCCTGCAGGCGCGGGTGGATTTCGCCATCTCGGTCAGCGAGCCCGAGCGGGCCTTGGCCGAGGCCGCCGCCGGCAAGGTGGCCGAGCTTTACCTGATCGCCGCCGACATCCGCCAATCCGGCGACGGGCTGCGGCTCTTGTCGGAACTGCGCTCGCGCCCGCATTCGCGCGACGCGGGCTTCGTCGTCGCGCTGCGCCCCGAACGGGCCGAGATGATGCCGGTGGCGCTGGACCTGGGCGCGGGCGACGTGCTGCCCTGGGACCTGGCCGCGCCGCATTTCGCCCCCGAGGCGGCGGTGCGGCTGCAAACCCAGTTGGCCCGCAAGCACGAGGCCGACCGGCGCCGCAACGAAACGCGGCGCAACATGCATTTCGCCATGACCGACCCCTTGACCGGGCTGCACAACCGCCGCTTCGCCCTGCCCCGGCTGTCGGAGCTGGCCTTCGAGGCGCAGGAGCGCCAGCGCGACCTGGCCGTGATGCTGCTGGACCTGGACCGCTTCAAGCGGGTGAACGACATCCACGGCCATCCCGCCGGCGACGCGGTGCTGGCCGAGGTCGCCTCGCGCCTGGCCTCGGTCCTGCCCGAGGATGCGGTGCTGGCCCGCATCGGCGGCGAGGAGTTCCTGGCCGTGCTGCCCGATTGCCCGGTGCGCACCGCCCGCCGCGTGGCCGAGGATCTGCGCCAGGCGGTGATGGCGGCGCCGGTGCGCCTGCCGGCGGGTTGCGACAGCGCCGAACTGGGCGTGACCGTCTCGGTCGGCGTGGCGATCGGCGAGGCCCGCGCGCCGCAGCAGGCCGCCCCCGACCCCGAGAGCCTGCTTGCCAGCGCCGACCGGGCGCTGCTTGCCGCGAAATCCTCGGGGCGCAACCGCATCGTCATCGCGCCGCAGATGATCGCCGCCTGA
- a CDS encoding DUF983 domain-containing protein codes for MPHAAAETADRPIKQAMLRAALGRCPACGQGKLFSGYLKVNGACAHCGEALHHQRADDGPAYLTILLVSHLGAPLLLAIYMMYRPSAMAMLIGFGLGAVILSLLLLPRIKGGFVGFQWARRMHGFGEGATHLEASAP; via the coding sequence ATGCCCCATGCCGCCGCCGAAACCGCGGACCGTCCGATCAAGCAGGCGATGCTGCGCGCCGCGCTGGGGCGCTGTCCCGCCTGCGGCCAGGGCAAGCTCTTCAGCGGCTATCTCAAGGTGAACGGCGCTTGCGCCCATTGCGGCGAGGCGCTGCACCACCAGCGCGCCGACGACGGCCCGGCCTATCTGACCATCCTGCTGGTCTCGCATCTGGGCGCGCCGCTGTTGCTCGCGATCTACATGATGTATCGGCCCTCGGCCATGGCGATGCTGATCGGCTTCGGCCTGGGCGCGGTGATCCTGTCGCTGCTCTTGCTGCCGCGCATCAAGGGCGGCTTCGTCGGCTTCCAATGGGCGCGGCGCATGCATGGCTTCGGCGAAGGCGCAACGCATCTGGAGGCCAGCGCGCCGTGA
- a CDS encoding NUDIX domain-containing protein, translating into MSAETPAETPIRDAATVVVLDRHASAGPSVLMGQRGAAAVFMPSKYVFPGGAVDAADAAARLGAGPGPETAARLAAEPRPGVASDPHALAAAALRELAEETGLLTGQPGAAPEGWDHYAGAGLAPDASALIYLFRAITPPGRPRRFDARFLLLDAEHLHGDRHDFAGACDELSHLHWVPLAEARALDLPFITEVVLAELAGIIARAGGGPLRAPESVPFFDNRDANPRFMRIG; encoded by the coding sequence GTGAGTGCCGAGACCCCTGCCGAAACCCCGATCCGCGATGCGGCGACGGTGGTGGTGCTGGACCGCCACGCGAGCGCCGGCCCCTCGGTGCTGATGGGCCAGCGCGGCGCCGCGGCGGTGTTCATGCCATCGAAATATGTCTTTCCGGGCGGCGCGGTCGATGCCGCCGATGCCGCGGCCCGACTGGGCGCGGGCCCTGGGCCCGAGACCGCCGCGCGGCTGGCCGCCGAGCCGCGCCCGGGTGTCGCCAGCGATCCGCATGCCCTGGCTGCCGCCGCCCTGCGCGAGCTGGCCGAGGAGACCGGGCTCTTGACCGGCCAGCCCGGCGCCGCGCCCGAGGGCTGGGACCATTACGCCGGCGCCGGGCTTGCCCCCGATGCCTCGGCGCTGATCTATCTGTTCCGCGCCATCACGCCGCCGGGCCGGCCGCGGCGATTCGATGCCCGCTTCCTGCTGCTGGATGCCGAGCACCTGCATGGCGACCGCCACGACTTCGCCGGCGCCTGCGACGAATTGTCGCATCTGCATTGGGTGCCCCTGGCCGAGGCGCGGGCGCTGGACCTGCCCTTCATCACCGAGGTGGTGCTGGCCGAGCTTGCGGGCATCATCGCCCGGGCCGGCGGCGGGCCGCTGCGC